One Primulina huaijiensis isolate GDHJ02 chromosome 5, ASM1229523v2, whole genome shotgun sequence DNA segment encodes these proteins:
- the LOC140977558 gene encoding dormancy-associated protein 1-like, with translation MVLLDHLWDDVVAGPQPERGLKHLKKVFTTKPLNTKDGGGEGSSKYARSMSIPACPVTPVTPGTPTAPSPTAAKRDNVWRSVFHPGSNLATKTVGADYFDRPQPNSPTVYDWLYSGDSRSKYR, from the exons ATGGTGTTGCTTGATCACCTCTGGGACGACGTCGTGGCCGGGCCTCAGCCCGAACGTGGCCTCAAACATCTCAAGAAAGTGTTCACCACCAAGCCCTTGAACACCAAAG ATGGTGGAGGAGAGGGCAGCAGCAAGTATGCGAGATCTATGTCGATTCCAGCTTGCCCTGTGACGCCGGTGACACCAGGAACGCCGACAGCACCGTCACCCACGGCGGCGAAAAGGGATAACGTGTGGCGGAGTGTGTTCCACCCCGGCAGCAATCTGGCCACCAAGACAGTTGGGGCTGATTACTTTGACAGGCCACAACCCAACTCCCCTACTGTCTATGACTG GCTTTACAGTGGTGACTCAAGGAGCAAATATCGTTAA
- the LOC140976867 gene encoding protein FRIGIDA-ESSENTIAL 1-like: MLSSSAVVSPSPSQPSHAGGDEGQDEIEYDEIEEEIEVEEEVEVEEGAEEEVVEGKEEDGDGSEIGEDLTPVREENNLNDTDQDMELEQDEEHLNSDPLTMRMSVVNPQLNIATNQEFCGGFLSPQKRKGAQKEELCTIEKITFRDTDAKACLDGNLEANDINNKTFWSQGNATLTITDACSQKNGGVGSAVAKPLQTAIEGVTVMKETTSRLSGPPITPRDSSSGAEFDVANKKPRILCEFHAKGWCIRGKSCRFLHIKEGVDAAGQKHDLLAGGLDQAGKIHIGQNSGLDDFNCHTSPSIKCHSIDMNRALRGNFSGVSCDTYDKSKFFSFGTEETVSKKNELVPHAHRLNLPFYSRPPVPFGSSSWTTNADAIGTWNTLKSNQEYRASISSSFRKSPSPLSGSNSGCLSGNNNLTNKQPTKNKTKIFPDGWEPSVPFRPSHVVTQNLLLKESPYDHILHSVEQTGAKDGPFEFAYSDPGVYVNDAHFQSNKLQKEELLDANHVEDTRKASRLSSGCDNGLKLDETTHQKELQMDGCGKKTENGVIKRDENVQNESKALKYFHAALVEYVKELVKPSWKEGLMSKDAHKIIVKKAVDKVLSTLQHDQIPNTAESIKSYLSISQVKLSNLVEGYIEKYGKF, translated from the exons ATGCTCTCGTCTTCCGCGGTGGTGTCGCCGTCTCCGAGTCAACCCTCGCATGCCGGAGGTGACGAAGGCCAAGATGAGATCGAATACGATGAGATAGAAGAAGAAATCGAAGTAGAGGAGGAGGTCGAAGTTGAAGAAGGGGCGGAGGAAGAAGTCGTAGAAGGAAAGGAAGAAGACGGGGATGGGTCTGAAATTGGCGAAGACTTAACCCCCGTGAGAGAAGAAAATAACCTAAACG ATACTGATCAAGATATGGAGCTTGAGCAAGATGAAGAACACTTAAACTCTGATCCTTTGACTATGAGAATGTCTGTGGTAAATCCACAACTTAATATCGCCACAAACCAGGAATTTTGTGGTGGTTTCTTATCTCCCCAGAAACGAAAAGGGGCGCAAAAGGAAGAGTTGTGTACCATCG AAAAAATAACCTTTAGAGACACTGATGCCAAGGCTTGTTTAGATGGAAATTTGGAAGCGAATGACATAAACAACAAAACATTTTGGAGTCAGGGCAATGCTACATTAACAATCACAGATGCTTGTAGCCAGAAGAATGGCGGTGTTGGTTCTGCTGTAGCAAAGCCTCTTCAGACTGCTATAGAAGGTGTGACGGTCATGAAAGAAACGACATCgag GTTGAGTGGTCCACCAATAACGCCAAGAGATTCATCTTCTGGTGCTGAATTTGATGTTGCGAATAAAAAACCAAGAATTTTGTGTGAATTTCATGCCAAAGGGTGGTGCATTAGAGGAAAATCCTGTAGGTTCCTTCACATAAAGGAAGGAGTAGATGCTGCAGGTCAGAAACATGATCTGTTAGCTGGTGGTCTTGATCAGGCTGGTAAAATACATATTGGACAAAACTCAGGCTTGGATGATTTCAACTGCCATACTTCCCCTTCGATCAAATGCCATTCAATTGATATGAATAGGGCACTCCGTGGAAATTTCTCTGGTGTATCATGCGACACTTATGACAagtcaaaatttttttcttttgggaCCGAGGAAACTGTTAGCAAGAAAAATGAACTCGTGCCTCATGCTCATAGGTTAAACTTACCATTTTATTCCAGACCTCCGGTGCCTTTTGGTTCATCCTCTTGGACAACTAATGCCGATGCCATTGGGACTTGGAATACTTTAAAGAGCAATCAAGAATATCGTGCTTCCATATCCTCTTCGTTCAGGAAAAGCCCCTCACCATTATCTGGTTCTAATTCAGGCTGTCTGTCAGGAAACAATAACCTCACGAATAAACAGCCGactaaaaataaaaccaaaattttcccTGATGGTTGGGAGCCGTCTGTTCCATTTCGCCCATCACATGTTGTTACCCAGAATTTATTACTGAAAGAAAGTCCTTATGATCACATTCTTCATAGTGTTGAACAAACCGGTGCCAAAGATGGGCCATTTGAATTTGCTTATTCTGACCCAGGAGTATATGTTAATGATGCACattttcaatcaaataaatTGCAAAAAGAGGAGCTTTTGGATGCTAATCATGTCGAAGATACCAGAAAAGCTAGCAGATTGAGCTCCGGTTGTGATAATGGACTGAAGCTGGATGAAACAACGCACCAGAAGGAACTGCAAATGGATGGATGTGGCAAAAAAACTGAGAATGGTGTTATAAAAAGAGATGAGAATGTGCAGAATGAATCAAAAGCTCTGAAGTATTTCCATGCCGCGCTTGTGGAATATGTGAAAGAACTGGTGAAACCATCTTGGAAAgaggggcttatgagcaaggatgCTCATAAAATTATAGTCAAGAAGGCAGTTGATAAGGTTCTGAGCACATTACAACACGACCAAATTCCTAACACAGCTGAATCAATTAAGTCATATCTTTCTATATCTCAGGTCAAACTTTCCAATCTTGTCGAG ggatatattgaaaaatatgggAAATTTTGA